From Arthrobacter sp. FW306-2-2C-D06B, a single genomic window includes:
- a CDS encoding isochorismatase family protein: MSRALIIVDVQNDFCEGGSLAVEGGAATAAAISEYLDANHQHFDHVVATQDWHVDPGSHFSETPDLVDSWPPHCRAGSKGAELHPDLDAEYIQAYFRKGQYTAAYSGFEGVLAPEDEVPMGELAPGAVPSVELDEDALGLDDWLQSHGVEEVVVVGIATDYCVRATALDAVQAGYSVTVIGELTAGIAEDLDETYAELEENGVELGQP, encoded by the coding sequence ATGTCCCGCGCCCTGATTATCGTGGACGTCCAGAACGACTTCTGCGAGGGCGGGTCCCTCGCGGTGGAAGGTGGCGCCGCCACGGCTGCGGCCATCAGCGAATACCTTGACGCGAACCACCAGCACTTCGACCATGTCGTGGCCACGCAGGACTGGCACGTGGACCCGGGCAGCCATTTCTCGGAAACACCGGACCTTGTGGACAGTTGGCCCCCGCATTGCCGTGCCGGGAGCAAGGGTGCCGAACTCCACCCGGATCTCGACGCCGAGTACATCCAGGCTTATTTCCGCAAGGGACAATACACCGCGGCCTACTCCGGCTTCGAAGGAGTCCTCGCGCCCGAAGACGAAGTGCCCATGGGGGAACTAGCGCCCGGTGCCGTCCCCTCCGTCGAGCTGGACGAGGACGCCCTCGGGCTCGATGACTGGCTGCAGAGCCACGGAGTGGAGGAAGTGGTGGTGGTGGGTATCGCCACGGACTACTGCGTCAGGGCCACGGCATTGGACGCCGTGCAGGCAGGTTACTCCGTGACAGTGATCGGTGAACTCACCGCCGGAATCGCGGAGGATCTTGACGAGACCTACGCGGAACTGGAGGAGAACGGCGTCGAACTGGGGCAACCCTAA